In Phocoena sinus isolate mPhoSin1 chromosome X, mPhoSin1.pri, whole genome shotgun sequence, a genomic segment contains:
- the LOC116747879 gene encoding 40S ribosomal protein S27-like, translating to MPLARDLLHSSLEEEEKKHKKKWLVQSPNSYFMDGKCPGCCRIARVCSHSHMVVLCVGCSTELCQLMGGKARLTEGCSCRRKQH from the coding sequence ATGCCTTTAGCTAGAGACTTACTACATTCAtcattggaagaggaagagaaaaaacataaaaagaaatggctcGTTCAAAGtccaaattcttattttatggatGGAAAATGTCCAGGTTGCTGCAGGATTGCCAGGGTTTGTAGCCATTCCCACATGGTGGTGCTTTGTGTAGGTTGTTCAACAGAGTTGTGCCAGCTGATGGGAGGAAAGGCCAGGCTCACAGAAGGGTGTTCATGTAGAAGAAAGCAACACTAA